The following coding sequences lie in one Streptomyces venezuelae genomic window:
- a CDS encoding DUF2771 domain-containing protein: MTSLLRGGAANVNSAARRRRTAAALGAVSAGLLVLSACDKPTPLATVTVGSDSVNTEASCYNDGKELEEAQIKSCLQDKDVKSVKIDPDEKVRFGVDPEVAEKGWTLLMNGQPLTEASKKTYVVIPGSVFFNQQYGGGGKKSTVSLLEGGKGSASKATGLWSFKFEKDS, translated from the coding sequence ATGACCTCCCTGCTCCGCGGCGGAGCCGCGAATGTGAACAGCGCGGCGCGCCGCCGCCGCACCGCGGCCGCTCTTGGCGCCGTCTCCGCCGGACTCCTCGTCCTCTCGGCCTGTGACAAGCCGACGCCGCTCGCCACCGTCACCGTCGGCAGCGACTCGGTGAACACCGAGGCCTCCTGCTACAACGACGGCAAGGAGCTGGAGGAGGCACAGATCAAGTCCTGCCTCCAGGACAAGGACGTGAAGTCCGTGAAGATCGACCCGGACGAGAAGGTCCGCTTCGGTGTCGACCCGGAGGTGGCCGAGAAGGGCTGGACGCTGCTGATGAACGGTCAGCCGCTGACCGAGGCCAGCAAGAAGACGTACGTCGTCATCCCGGGCAGCGTCTTCTTCAACCAGCAGTACGGCGGCGGCGGCAAGAAGTCGACCGTCAGCCTCCTCGAGGGCGGCAAGGGCTCGGCGTCCAAGGCGACGGGCTTGTGGTCGTTCAAGTTCGAGAAGGACTCCTGA
- a CDS encoding futalosine hydrolase, with product MATAVPAERDAVAGALTETATGASADVLAVGVGPAAAAAGTATALARAAAEGRPYTLVVSAGIGGGFQPDAPVGSLVVADEITVADLGAETPEGFAPVTELGFGAVTHRPPASLVRELADVSGAATGTVLTVSTVTGSAERAAALRLRHPRALAEAMEGFGVAEAAVLHGLPVLEIRAVSNPVGPRDRAAWRIGDALSALSDAFGKFAPVLRSCTTHDR from the coding sequence GTGGCCACCGCCGTCCCCGCCGAGCGGGACGCGGTGGCCGGAGCACTGACGGAGACGGCGACCGGGGCGTCTGCCGACGTCCTCGCCGTCGGCGTCGGCCCCGCCGCCGCGGCGGCCGGCACGGCGACCGCGCTCGCCCGCGCCGCCGCCGAGGGGCGGCCCTACACCCTCGTCGTGTCGGCCGGCATCGGCGGCGGCTTCCAGCCGGACGCCCCCGTCGGCTCCCTCGTCGTCGCCGACGAGATCACCGTCGCCGACCTGGGCGCCGAGACCCCGGAAGGGTTCGCGCCCGTCACCGAGCTGGGCTTCGGCGCCGTCACCCACCGTCCGCCGGCCTCCCTCGTACGGGAGCTGGCCGACGTCTCCGGTGCCGCGACCGGCACCGTCCTCACCGTCTCCACCGTGACCGGCTCCGCCGAGCGCGCCGCCGCCCTGCGGCTGCGGCACCCCCGCGCGCTGGCCGAGGCGATGGAGGGGTTCGGCGTCGCCGAGGCCGCCGTACTGCACGGCCTGCCCGTCCTCGAGATCCGCGCCGTCTCCAATCCCGTCGGCCCGCGCGACCGCGCCGCCTGGCGGATCGGCGACGCGCTGTCCGCGCTGAGCGACGCGTTCGGGAAGTTCGCGCCGGTACTGAGGAGTTGCACCACACATGACCGATAG
- a CDS encoding 1,4-dihydroxy-6-naphthoate synthase, whose translation MTDSPAGAETPAAPLRIAYSPCPNDTFVFDAWAHGRVPGAPALDVTFADIDITNGIAERAASASETSDLDVLKVSYAVLPYVLDAYALLPCGGALGRGCGPLVLTREPGVDLTGRTVAVPSEKSTAYLLFRLWAADTLSGGGVGEIVVLPFDQIMPAVRDGRVDAGLVIHEARFTYQNYGLHCLADMGEHWESTTGLPIPLGAIIAKRSLGAERLRALADAARTSVRMAWDDPEASRPYVLEHAQEMDPAVADQHIGLYVNEFTADLGESGYAAVRGLLTRAAAEGLVPPLGPDALSFP comes from the coding sequence ATGACCGATAGCCCCGCCGGCGCCGAGACCCCCGCCGCCCCCCTGCGCATCGCGTACTCGCCCTGCCCCAACGACACGTTCGTCTTCGACGCGTGGGCGCACGGCCGGGTGCCCGGCGCGCCCGCCCTCGACGTCACGTTCGCCGACATCGACATCACGAACGGCATCGCGGAGCGCGCCGCGTCCGCCTCCGAGACGTCCGACCTGGACGTCCTGAAGGTGTCGTACGCCGTGCTCCCGTACGTCCTCGACGCGTACGCGCTGCTGCCCTGCGGCGGCGCGCTCGGGCGTGGCTGCGGGCCGCTCGTCCTGACGCGCGAGCCGGGCGTCGACCTGACCGGCAGGACCGTCGCCGTGCCGAGCGAGAAGTCGACGGCATATCTGCTCTTCCGCCTCTGGGCCGCGGACACGCTGTCCGGCGGCGGTGTCGGCGAGATCGTGGTGCTGCCCTTCGACCAGATCATGCCCGCGGTGCGCGACGGCAGGGTCGACGCGGGCCTGGTCATCCACGAGGCGCGCTTCACGTACCAGAACTACGGTCTGCACTGCCTCGCCGACATGGGCGAGCACTGGGAGTCCACCACGGGGCTGCCGATCCCGCTCGGCGCGATCATCGCGAAGCGGTCGCTGGGCGCGGAGCGGCTGCGCGCCCTCGCCGACGCGGCCCGCACCTCGGTGCGGATGGCGTGGGACGACCCGGAGGCGTCGCGCCCGTACGTCCTGGAGCACGCCCAGGAGATGGACCCGGCCGTGGCGGACCAGCACATCGGGTTGTACGTGAACGAGTTCACCGCCGACCTCGGCGAGAGCGGCTACGCGGCGGTCCGCGGGCTGCTGACCCGCGCCGCGGCCGAGGGACTCGTGCCGCCCCTCGGCCCGGACGCTCTGTCGTTTCCCTAG
- a CDS encoding cold-shock protein gives MPTGKVKWFNSEKGFGFLSRDDGGDVFVHSSVLPAGVDTLKPGQRVEFGVVAGQRGDQALSVAILDPTPSVAAAQRRKPDELASIVQDLTTLLENITPMLEKGRYPDKASGAKIAGLLRAVADQLDV, from the coding sequence GTGCCTACCGGCAAGGTCAAGTGGTTCAACAGCGAGAAGGGCTTCGGCTTTCTCTCCCGCGACGACGGCGGCGACGTCTTCGTGCATTCCTCAGTACTGCCCGCCGGCGTCGACACACTCAAGCCAGGCCAGCGCGTCGAATTCGGCGTGGTCGCGGGACAACGCGGTGACCAGGCCCTTTCCGTGGCGATTCTCGACCCCACGCCATCGGTCGCGGCCGCGCAGCGACGGAAACCCGATGAACTGGCGTCGATCGTCCAGGATTTGACGACCCTGCTCGAGAACATCACACCCATGCTGGAAAAGGGCCGCTACCCCGACAAGGCGTCCGGCGCGAAGATCGCGGGCCTGCTGCGGGCGGTGGCGGACCAGCTGGACGTGTAG
- a CDS encoding HAD family hydrolase, whose amino-acid sequence MTAHTLTVGFDLDMTLIDSRPGIKAAYQALTARTGTYIDADLAVTRLGPPLEQELRNWFPEEEIAETADLYREIYTTHAIEPTLAMAGAREAIAAVHAHGGRAIVVTAKHEPNAKLHLAHLGIDADAVIGWLWAEAKAEALREHGATVYVGDHTGDVRGARTAGALSVAVATGPCDAAELRAAGADVVLGGLAEFPAWLDAQVAGNAVG is encoded by the coding sequence ATGACTGCACACACCCTGACCGTCGGCTTCGACCTCGACATGACCCTGATCGACTCCCGGCCCGGCATCAAGGCCGCCTATCAGGCGCTCACCGCGAGGACGGGGACGTACATCGACGCCGACCTGGCGGTCACGCGGCTCGGCCCGCCGCTGGAGCAGGAGCTGCGGAACTGGTTCCCCGAGGAGGAGATCGCGGAGACGGCCGACCTCTACCGCGAGATCTACACCACACACGCCATCGAGCCGACCCTCGCGATGGCGGGCGCCCGTGAGGCCATCGCCGCGGTGCACGCGCACGGCGGCCGCGCGATCGTGGTGACCGCCAAGCACGAGCCCAACGCGAAGCTGCACCTGGCGCACCTCGGCATCGACGCCGACGCGGTCATCGGCTGGCTGTGGGCGGAGGCGAAGGCCGAGGCGCTGCGCGAGCACGGCGCGACGGTGTACGTCGGGGACCACACCGGCGATGTACGCGGCGCGCGTACGGCGGGCGCGCTCTCCGTGGCGGTGGCGACCGGACCGTGCGACGCAGCGGAACTGCGCGCGGCGGGCGCCGACGTCGTCCTCGGCGGCCTCGCGGAGTTCCCGGCGTGGCTCGATGCGCAGGTGGCGGGGAACGCCGTCGGCTAG
- a CDS encoding FecCD family ABC transporter permease, whose translation MSVPGQPPAPVRLSVPVRRVTVLTAAVVALLLAILLSLAVGARAIAPSAVFDALLHGGHGDAAEVIREMRVPRTVTGVLVGASLALAGTVLQGITRNPIADPGILGISQGASVAVVLAIAYAGVHTLTGYVWWAFVGAGLASVAVHAIASGGRGGATPVKLALGGAAVNALLVSVTTGVLTTKASALDEFRFWQVGSLSGRDADIVGRIWPFLLVGLLLVLAVARGLDALALGEDVAKGIGQNVAAVRIVGGLGATVLTAAGVAAAGPLAFIGLAVPHIARALIGGDHRWVLPLAALIGPVMLLVSDTVGRIVFPPSEVPAGVMTALIGVPFLVTLVRRKAVAA comes from the coding sequence ATGTCTGTGCCCGGCCAACCGCCTGCGCCTGTCCGACTGTCTGTGCCCGTCCGACGCGTCACCGTCCTCACGGCGGCCGTCGTGGCCCTGCTCCTCGCCATCCTGCTCAGCCTCGCCGTCGGGGCCCGCGCCATCGCGCCGTCCGCCGTCTTCGACGCGCTGCTGCACGGCGGGCACGGCGACGCCGCCGAGGTCATACGCGAGATGCGGGTCCCCCGCACCGTGACCGGCGTGCTCGTCGGCGCCTCCCTCGCGCTGGCCGGCACCGTCCTGCAGGGCATCACCCGCAACCCCATCGCCGACCCCGGCATCCTCGGCATCAGCCAGGGCGCCTCCGTCGCCGTGGTCCTCGCCATCGCCTACGCCGGAGTGCACACCCTCACCGGCTACGTCTGGTGGGCGTTCGTGGGCGCCGGGCTCGCGTCCGTCGCCGTCCACGCCATCGCGTCCGGCGGCCGGGGCGGCGCGACGCCCGTGAAACTCGCGCTCGGCGGCGCCGCCGTCAACGCACTGCTCGTCTCCGTCACCACCGGCGTCCTCACCACCAAGGCGTCCGCGCTCGACGAGTTCCGGTTCTGGCAGGTCGGCTCGCTCTCCGGCCGCGACGCCGACATCGTCGGCCGGATCTGGCCGTTCCTGCTCGTGGGTCTCCTGCTCGTCCTCGCGGTCGCCCGCGGCCTGGACGCGCTCGCGCTGGGCGAGGACGTCGCGAAGGGCATCGGCCAGAACGTCGCCGCGGTACGGATCGTCGGCGGGCTCGGCGCGACCGTCCTCACCGCCGCGGGCGTGGCCGCCGCGGGCCCCCTCGCGTTCATCGGCCTCGCCGTCCCGCACATCGCCCGCGCGCTCATCGGCGGCGACCACCGCTGGGTGCTGCCGCTCGCCGCCCTCATCGGGCCCGTGATGCTGCTGGTCTCCGACACCGTCGGGCGCATCGTCTTCCCGCCGAGCGAGGTGCCCGCCGGGGTGATGACCGCGCTC